In a single window of the Pseudomonas oryzihabitans genome:
- a CDS encoding Lon protease family protein: MHDPVAAGLRLAPDELTRPFAPEQFSFADTDQLEPFRGILGQERAVEALQFGVAMPRPGYNVFVMGEPGTGRFSFVQRYLKAEAKRQPTPNDWVYLNHFEEPRAPGALELPPGEGEAFVADMAQFIDNLLATFPAVFEHPAFQQKKNAIERAFNQRYDQALDVVEKLALEKEIALYRDANNVAFTPMKEGKALDEAEFAQLPEAERERFHADISSLEERLNEELSSLPQWRRESSNQLRALNEDTIIQALQPLLAPLSEKYNDNPGVCAYLQAMQVDLLKTVVEQLADDAKPDMQRRKELREQYEPNLIIGHHVTGGAPVVFEPHPTYDNLFGRIEYQSDQGALYTNYRQLRPGALHRANGGFLIVEADKLLTEPFVWDALKRALHSRQLKMESPLAELGRLTAMSLAPQQIPLQLKVIIIGSRNIYYTLQELDSDFQEMFRVLVDFDEELPLRDESLEQFAQLLKTRTSEEGMAPLTSAAVARLATYSARLAEHQGRLSARIGDLFQLVSEADFIRHLAGDERTDKGHVERALKAKETRTGRVCARVLDDMLTGLILIDTQGAAVGKCNGLTVLEVADSAFGMPARISATVYPGASGILDIEREVSLGQPIHSKGVMILTGYLGSRYAQEFPLSISASIALEQSYGYVDGDSASLGEACTLISALSRTPLKQCFAITGSINQFGEVQPVGGVNEKIEGFFRLCKARGLTGEQGVIIPRANVTNLMLDETVLEAVREGLFHVYAVRQADEALSLLVGEPAGAPDAKGRFPDGSVNARVVQRLKEIAELELEDELADKLSDNSQAKGKNNEAEEN, from the coding sequence ATGCACGATCCCGTCGCGGCCGGTCTCCGGCTCGCTCCCGATGAGCTGACCCGCCCTTTCGCTCCCGAACAATTTTCCTTCGCCGATACCGATCAGCTCGAACCCTTCCGCGGCATCCTGGGCCAGGAGCGTGCGGTAGAGGCGCTGCAGTTCGGGGTGGCGATGCCACGGCCCGGCTACAACGTCTTTGTCATGGGCGAGCCGGGCACCGGCCGCTTCTCCTTCGTTCAGCGCTACCTCAAGGCCGAAGCCAAACGCCAGCCCACGCCGAACGACTGGGTGTACCTGAATCATTTCGAAGAGCCGCGCGCCCCCGGCGCCCTGGAACTGCCACCTGGTGAAGGCGAGGCCTTCGTGGCCGACATGGCGCAGTTCATCGACAACCTGCTGGCCACCTTTCCGGCGGTGTTCGAGCATCCGGCATTCCAACAGAAGAAGAACGCCATCGAGCGTGCGTTCAATCAGCGCTACGACCAGGCCCTGGACGTGGTGGAAAAGCTCGCGCTGGAAAAGGAGATCGCCCTCTATCGCGATGCCAACAATGTCGCCTTCACCCCGATGAAGGAGGGCAAGGCGCTGGATGAAGCCGAATTCGCCCAGCTGCCCGAGGCCGAGCGCGAACGCTTTCACGCCGATATCTCCAGCCTCGAAGAACGTCTCAACGAAGAGCTGTCCAGCCTGCCGCAATGGCGGCGCGAGTCGAGCAACCAGCTGCGGGCGCTGAACGAGGACACCATCATCCAGGCCCTGCAGCCGCTCCTGGCGCCGCTGTCGGAGAAGTACAACGACAACCCCGGCGTCTGTGCCTATCTGCAGGCCATGCAGGTGGATCTGCTCAAGACGGTGGTCGAGCAGCTGGCCGACGACGCCAAGCCCGACATGCAGCGGCGCAAGGAACTGCGCGAGCAGTACGAGCCCAATCTCATCATCGGCCATCATGTCACCGGGGGCGCCCCGGTGGTGTTCGAGCCCCATCCGACCTACGACAACCTCTTCGGCCGCATCGAATACCAGTCCGACCAGGGGGCGCTCTACACCAATTATCGCCAGCTGCGCCCGGGTGCGTTGCATCGCGCCAATGGCGGTTTCCTGATCGTCGAGGCGGACAAGCTGCTGACCGAGCCCTTCGTCTGGGACGCGCTCAAGCGGGCCCTGCATTCACGCCAGCTGAAGATGGAGTCGCCGCTGGCCGAGCTGGGGCGACTCACCGCCATGAGCCTGGCGCCGCAGCAGATTCCGCTGCAGCTCAAGGTCATCATCATCGGCTCGCGCAACATCTACTACACCCTGCAGGAGCTGGATTCGGACTTCCAGGAAATGTTCCGGGTACTGGTGGACTTCGATGAAGAGCTGCCGCTGCGCGACGAGAGCCTGGAGCAGTTCGCCCAGTTGCTCAAGACGCGCACCTCGGAAGAGGGCATGGCGCCTCTGACCTCGGCCGCGGTGGCGCGCCTGGCTACCTACAGCGCCCGTCTGGCCGAACACCAGGGGCGGCTGTCGGCGCGCATCGGCGATCTGTTCCAGCTGGTCAGCGAAGCCGATTTCATCCGTCATCTGGCCGGTGACGAGCGCACCGACAAGGGCCATGTGGAGCGCGCGCTCAAGGCCAAGGAAACCCGCACCGGACGCGTCTGCGCCCGGGTGCTGGACGACATGCTCACCGGGCTCATCCTCATCGACACCCAGGGCGCCGCGGTGGGCAAGTGCAACGGCCTGACGGTGCTGGAAGTGGCCGACTCCGCCTTTGGCATGCCAGCGCGCATCTCCGCCACCGTCTACCCGGGCGCCAGCGGCATCCTCGACATCGAGCGCGAGGTCAGCCTGGGCCAGCCCATCCATTCCAAGGGCGTGATGATCCTGACCGGCTACCTGGGGAGTCGCTATGCCCAGGAATTCCCCCTGTCGATCTCGGCCAGCATTGCCCTGGAGCAGTCCTATGGCTATGTCGATGGCGACAGTGCCTCCCTTGGCGAGGCCTGCACCCTGATCTCCGCGCTGTCGCGCACACCGCTCAAGCAGTGCTTCGCCATCACCGGCTCCATCAATCAGTTCGGGGAGGTGCAGCCAGTCGGCGGTGTGAACGAGAAGATCGAAGGCTTCTTCCGCCTCTGCAAGGCCCGTGGCCTGACCGGCGAGCAGGGCGTGATCATTCCACGCGCCAACGTCACCAATCTGATGCTCGACGAAACGGTGCTGGAAGCGGTCCGCGAGGGGCTGTTCCATGTCTATGCCGTACGTCAGGCGGACGAGGCCCTGTCGCTGCTGGTGGGTGAGCCTGCCGGTGCGCCCGATGCCAAGGGCCGCTTCCCCGATGGCAGCGTGAATGCCCGTGTGGTGCAGCGTCTCAAGGAAATCGCCGAGCTCGAGCTGGAAGATGAACTGGCCGACAAACTCAGTGATAACTCCCAGGCAAAAGGGAAAAACAACGAAGCGGAGGAGAACTGA
- a CDS encoding EamA family transporter, which translates to MSARSPLFAVALLLVAMTSIQTSASLAKTLFLRLDPVGVTTLRLIFAALVLLIVLRPWRNFRREALGSLLGYGVAMGVMNLTIYMAMQRLPIGIAVGLEFVGPLVVALCALRRWLDLLWIVLVVAGLAVLLPFGHSASALDPLGTALALGAGACWALYIVLGKRAGAVHGTATVAFGATIAALVILPIGILHSGSNLLIPEIWPLALALALMSTAIPYALEMVVLTRLPASTFGTLMSLEPALGALSGWVFLGEILGVAQWFALACIIVASIGATWSSRLTPEQTPL; encoded by the coding sequence ATGTCTGCCCGTTCGCCGCTGTTCGCCGTCGCCCTGCTGCTGGTCGCCATGACCTCCATCCAGACCAGTGCGAGTCTGGCCAAGACCCTGTTCCTGCGCCTCGACCCGGTCGGCGTTACCACCCTGCGACTGATCTTCGCCGCCCTGGTGCTGCTGATCGTGTTGCGGCCCTGGCGCAACTTTCGTCGCGAAGCCCTGGGCAGCCTGCTGGGCTATGGCGTCGCCATGGGCGTGATGAACCTGACCATCTACATGGCCATGCAGCGGCTGCCGATCGGCATCGCCGTCGGCTTGGAATTCGTCGGCCCTCTGGTGGTGGCCTTGTGTGCGCTGCGCCGCTGGCTGGACCTGTTATGGATCGTCCTGGTGGTCGCCGGCCTGGCCGTGCTGTTGCCCTTCGGCCACAGCGCCTCGGCATTGGATCCGTTGGGTACCGCCCTGGCCCTGGGCGCCGGTGCCTGCTGGGCCCTGTACATCGTGCTGGGCAAGCGCGCGGGCGCGGTCCATGGCACTGCCACGGTAGCCTTTGGCGCCACCATCGCCGCCCTGGTCATCCTGCCCATCGGCATCCTGCACAGCGGCAGCAACCTCTTGATACCGGAAATCTGGCCGTTGGCACTGGCCCTGGCGCTGATGTCCACGGCCATCCCCTACGCCCTGGAAATGGTCGTACTGACCCGCCTGCCCGCCTCTACCTTTGGCACCCTGATGAGTCTGGAGCCCGCGCTGGGCGCGCTCTCCGGCTGGGTATTTCTCGGCGAGATCCTCGGCGTCGCCCAGTGGTTCGCCCTCGCCTGCATCATCGTGGCATCGATCGGCGCCACCTGGAGCAGCCGCCTGACTCCGGAGCAAACGCCGCTCTAG
- a CDS encoding gluconokinase has translation MIYLIMGVSGSGKTTLGELLASRLGCRFDDADTFHSQANKDKMAKGIALTDEDRWPWLDAIHDAMQQARTEGTTRVFACSALKKVYRDRLLNGLEGVRLLFLKGSPELLAERIGSRRGHFFDPKLLQSQLDTLEAPDHLEAQVLDVRKPPEQLVDEVLEHDRSA, from the coding sequence ATGATCTATCTGATAATGGGCGTTTCGGGTAGTGGCAAGACTACCCTGGGCGAACTCCTGGCCAGCCGGCTGGGCTGTCGTTTCGACGATGCCGACACCTTTCACAGCCAGGCCAACAAAGACAAGATGGCCAAGGGCATCGCCCTCACCGACGAGGATCGCTGGCCTTGGCTGGATGCCATCCACGATGCCATGCAGCAGGCGCGGACCGAGGGCACCACCCGGGTGTTCGCCTGCTCGGCGTTGAAGAAGGTCTATCGCGATCGCCTGCTGAACGGTCTCGAAGGCGTGCGCCTGCTGTTTCTCAAGGGCTCCCCGGAGCTGCTCGCCGAGCGTATCGGCAGCCGCCGTGGGCACTTCTTCGATCCCAAGCTGTTGCAGAGCCAACTCGATACTCTGGAAGCACCCGACCACCTGGAGGCCCAGGTACTGGACGTACGCAAGCCGCCCGAGCAACTGGTGGACGAGGTGCTGGAGCACGACCGCAGCGCCTGA
- a CDS encoding thymidylate synthase → MKQYLDLMRHVREHGTFKSDRTGTGTYSVFGYQMRFDLAEGFPLVTTKKCHLRSIIHELLWFLQGETNIRYLKDNGVSIWDEWADENGELGPVYGYQWRSWPAPDGRHIDQIAGVVDMIRAKPDSRRLIVSAWNPALVDEMALPPCHALFQFYVADGRLSCQLYQRSADIFLGVPFNIASYALLTLMVAQVTGLQPGEFIWTGGDCHLYANHLEQTDLQLTREPLPLPTMKLNPAVQDLFAFRFEDFELEGYQAHPHIKAPVAV, encoded by the coding sequence ATGAAACAGTACCTCGACCTGATGCGCCACGTGCGTGAACACGGCACCTTCAAGAGCGACCGCACTGGCACCGGGACCTACAGCGTCTTCGGCTACCAGATGAGATTCGACCTGGCCGAGGGCTTTCCCCTGGTCACCACCAAGAAATGCCATCTCAGATCCATCATCCATGAGCTGCTGTGGTTCCTGCAGGGCGAGACCAATATCCGCTACCTGAAGGACAACGGCGTCTCCATCTGGGACGAATGGGCCGACGAGAACGGTGAGCTGGGACCGGTCTACGGCTACCAGTGGCGCAGTTGGCCGGCACCGGATGGTCGCCATATCGACCAGATCGCCGGGGTGGTGGACATGATCCGCGCCAAGCCCGATTCACGCCGGCTGATCGTCTCGGCCTGGAACCCGGCGCTGGTGGACGAGATGGCGTTGCCGCCGTGCCATGCACTGTTCCAGTTCTATGTCGCCGACGGCCGCCTGAGCTGCCAGCTCTATCAGAGATCCGCCGACATTTTCCTCGGCGTACCTTTCAACATCGCCAGCTATGCGCTCCTGACCCTGATGGTCGCCCAGGTGACCGGCTTGCAACCTGGCGAATTCATCTGGACCGGGGGCGATTGCCACCTTTATGCCAATCACTTGGAGCAGACCGATCTGCAGCTGACCCGCGAACCGCTGCCGCTGCCGACCATGAAGCTCAATCCGGCGGTCCAGGACCTATTCGCCTTCCGCTTCGAGGATTTCGAGCTGGAAGGCTACCAGGCCCATCCGCACATCAAGGCACCGGTCGCGGTCTGA
- a CDS encoding ABC transporter permease subunit, protein MRGLKFTNLMLVLGLLFIYLPMVILVIYSFNESRLVTVWGGWSVKWYVGLLDNTQLMSAVFRSLEIAFYTAISSVILGTLAAFVLTRIPRFRGRTVFGGMVTAPLVMPEVITGLSLLLLFVSMAQLIGWPQDRGVTTIWIAHTSFCASYVAVVVSSRLRELDLSIEEAAMDLGARPWKVFLLITIPMIAPSLAAGGMMSFALSLDDLVLASFVSGPGSTTLPMEVFSAVRLGVKPEINAIASLILLAVSLFTFFAWYFTRRAEKKRLQGLQEAMDATASEITQRERETATLTAPPANS, encoded by the coding sequence ATGAGAGGCCTCAAGTTCACCAACCTGATGCTGGTGCTCGGGCTGCTGTTCATCTACCTGCCGATGGTCATCCTGGTCATCTACTCCTTCAACGAGTCACGCCTGGTGACCGTCTGGGGTGGCTGGTCGGTGAAGTGGTACGTCGGACTGCTGGACAACACCCAGCTGATGAGTGCGGTGTTCCGCTCCCTGGAAATCGCCTTCTACACGGCCATCTCCTCGGTGATCCTCGGGACCCTGGCGGCCTTCGTGCTGACCCGCATCCCACGCTTCCGTGGCCGCACCGTGTTCGGCGGCATGGTCACGGCGCCGTTGGTAATGCCTGAGGTGATCACCGGTCTGTCGCTGCTGCTGCTGTTCGTCTCCATGGCGCAGCTGATCGGCTGGCCGCAGGACCGCGGCGTGACCACCATCTGGATCGCCCACACCAGCTTCTGTGCCTCCTATGTGGCGGTAGTGGTCTCCTCGCGCCTGCGCGAGCTGGACCTGTCCATCGAAGAGGCGGCCATGGACCTGGGCGCACGCCCCTGGAAGGTGTTCCTGCTGATCACCATTCCCATGATCGCGCCGTCGCTGGCGGCGGGTGGCATGATGTCCTTCGCCCTGTCGCTGGACGACCTGGTGCTGGCGAGCTTCGTGTCCGGTCCCGGCTCCACTACGCTGCCCATGGAGGTGTTCTCCGCGGTGCGCCTGGGCGTGAAGCCGGAGATCAATGCCATTGCCAGCCTGATCCTGCTGGCGGTCTCGCTGTTCACCTTCTTCGCCTGGTATTTCACCCGGCGTGCCGAGAAGAAGCGCCTGCAGGGGCTGCAGGAGGCCATGGACGCCACGGCCTCGGAGATCACCCAGCGCGAACGCGAGACGGCGACCCTCACGGCGCCGCCGGCCAACAGCTAA
- a CDS encoding ABC transporter permease subunit has translation MTRPPLLKRLLDGRRLTIGVPFVWLFLFFLLPFLIVLKISFSVADVAIPPYTELFSYADQQLDIALNFGNYMMFADDPLYLDAYLGSLKMAGISTLICLLIGYPMAYSIARASREKQTVLLLLIMMPTWTAILIRVYAWMGLLSTNGLINSFLMNLGIISSPLQMLNTNFAVYLGIVYSYLPFMILPLFANLVKHDLTLLEAAGDLGASRFTSFWKITVPLSKNGIIAGCMLVFIPAVGEFVIPELLGGPETLMIGRVLWQEFFNNRDWPVASALAVVMLLILIVPIVLFNRNQAKELEGKL, from the coding sequence ATGACCAGACCTCCCTTGCTCAAGCGCCTGCTGGATGGCCGCCGCCTGACCATTGGCGTGCCCTTCGTCTGGCTGTTCCTGTTCTTCCTGCTGCCCTTCCTGATCGTGCTCAAGATCAGTTTCTCGGTAGCGGACGTGGCCATTCCTCCCTATACCGAGCTGTTCAGCTACGCCGATCAGCAACTGGATATCGCGCTCAACTTCGGCAACTACATGATGTTCGCCGACGATCCGCTGTATCTGGATGCCTATCTCGGCTCGCTGAAGATGGCCGGTATCAGCACCCTGATCTGCCTGCTGATCGGCTATCCCATGGCCTATTCCATCGCCCGCGCCAGTCGCGAGAAGCAGACGGTGCTGCTGCTGCTGATCATGATGCCGACCTGGACCGCCATCCTCATCCGCGTCTATGCCTGGATGGGCCTGCTCTCCACCAACGGCCTGATCAACAGCTTCCTGATGAATCTGGGGATCATCAGCAGTCCGCTGCAGATGCTCAACACCAACTTCGCGGTGTACCTGGGGATCGTCTATTCCTACCTGCCGTTCATGATCCTGCCGTTGTTCGCCAACCTGGTGAAGCACGACCTGACCCTGCTGGAAGCCGCTGGCGACCTGGGAGCCAGCCGTTTCACCAGCTTCTGGAAGATCACCGTGCCGCTGTCCAAGAATGGCATCATCGCCGGCTGCATGCTGGTGTTCATTCCGGCGGTGGGAGAATTCGTCATTCCCGAGCTGCTGGGTGGCCCGGAGACCCTGATGATCGGCCGCGTGCTCTGGCAGGAGTTCTTCAACAACCGTGACTGGCCGGTGGCCTCGGCGCTGGCCGTGGTGATGCTGTTGATCCTGATCGTGCCCATCGTGCTGTTCAACAGGAACCAAGCCAAGGAACTGGAGGGCAAGCTATGA
- the potA gene encoding polyamine ABC transporter ATP-binding protein yields MATATSAFKKAATGDKKAKEVLVKIDRVTKKFDETVAVDDVSLTINKGEIFALLGGSGSGKSTLLRMLAGFERPSEGRIFLDGVDITDMPPYERPINMMFQSYALFPHMSVEQNIAFGLKQDKLPRAEIDARVAEMLKLVHMTQYAKRKPHQLSGGQRQRVALARSLAKRPKLLLLDEPMGALDKKLRSQMQLELVEIIERVGVTCVMVTHDQEEAMTMAERIAIMHLGWIAQVGSPMDIYETPASRLVCEFIGSVNIFDGELTDDGADHAIIHSPQLERPIYIGHGISTRAQEKQVTFALRPEKLLMGTSLPADHEHPNYNWCSGTVHDIAYLGGHSVYHVKLGTGPIVQCFIANAERLGKRPTWDDAVVVYWEDDSGVVLQA; encoded by the coding sequence ATGGCGACCGCCACCAGTGCCTTCAAGAAAGCCGCCACCGGCGATAAGAAAGCCAAGGAAGTCCTGGTCAAGATCGACCGGGTCACCAAGAAGTTCGACGAAACCGTCGCTGTCGACGACGTCTCCCTGACCATCAACAAGGGCGAGATCTTTGCTCTGCTCGGCGGCTCGGGCTCGGGCAAGTCGACCCTGCTGCGCATGCTGGCCGGCTTCGAGCGACCCAGCGAAGGGCGCATCTTCCTCGATGGCGTGGACATCACCGACATGCCGCCCTACGAGCGGCCGATCAACATGATGTTCCAGTCCTATGCGCTGTTTCCGCACATGAGCGTGGAGCAGAACATCGCCTTTGGTCTCAAGCAGGACAAGCTGCCCAGGGCCGAGATCGACGCACGCGTGGCCGAGATGCTCAAGCTGGTGCACATGACCCAGTACGCCAAGCGCAAACCGCACCAGCTCTCCGGTGGCCAACGCCAGCGGGTAGCCCTGGCACGCTCCCTGGCCAAGCGGCCCAAGCTCTTGCTGCTCGACGAACCCATGGGTGCCCTGGACAAGAAGCTGCGTTCGCAGATGCAGCTGGAACTGGTGGAGATCATCGAGCGCGTGGGCGTGACCTGCGTCATGGTGACCCACGACCAGGAAGAGGCCATGACCATGGCCGAGCGCATCGCCATCATGCACCTGGGTTGGATCGCCCAGGTGGGCAGCCCCATGGACATCTACGAGACCCCGGCGAGCCGGCTGGTCTGCGAGTTCATCGGTAGCGTCAACATCTTCGACGGCGAGCTGACCGACGATGGCGCCGACCACGCCATCATCCACAGCCCGCAGCTGGAACGGCCGATCTACATCGGTCACGGCATCAGCACCCGGGCCCAGGAAAAGCAGGTCACCTTCGCCCTGCGTCCCGAGAAACTGCTGATGGGCACCAGCCTGCCGGCCGATCACGAGCATCCCAACTACAACTGGTGCAGCGGTACCGTGCACGATATCGCCTACCTGGGCGGGCACTCGGTGTATCACGTCAAGCTGGGGACCGGGCCCATCGTGCAGTGCTTCATCGCCAACGCCGAGCGGCTCGGCAAGCGACCCACCTGGGATGACGCCGTGGTGGTGTACTGGGAAGACGACAGCGGCGTGGTACTGCAAGCATGA
- a CDS encoding polyamine ABC transporter substrate-binding protein, with the protein MTTLTVMGTAVAEPTVRVYNWSDYVGETTLEDFQKATGITPVYDVFDSNETLEGKLLAGHTGYDVVVPSSNFLAKQIKAGAFQKLDKSQLPNWQNLDPALLKQLEKSDPGNQYGVPYLWGTNGIGYNVDKVKAALGTDKLDSWAILFEPENLKKLSKCGVSFMDSPDEVYPAVLQYLGLDPNSTNPDDYKKAEAQLLKVRPYITYFHSSKYISDLANGNICVAFGYSGDVFQARSRAEEAKKGVNIGYAIPKEGANLWFDLLAIPKDAKNMKEAHAFINYLLQPEVIAKVSDYVGYANPNPKAGELMNAELRQDETVYPPQAVMDKLYVMKELPPQLLRLETRSWTRVKSGK; encoded by the coding sequence ATGACCACCCTGACCGTCATGGGAACTGCTGTCGCCGAGCCGACGGTACGCGTCTACAACTGGAGCGATTACGTCGGCGAGACCACGCTCGAGGATTTCCAGAAGGCCACCGGTATCACCCCGGTCTATGACGTCTTCGATTCCAACGAAACCCTCGAAGGCAAACTGCTGGCCGGCCATACCGGCTACGACGTGGTGGTGCCTTCGAGCAACTTCCTGGCCAAGCAGATCAAGGCGGGCGCCTTCCAGAAGCTGGACAAGAGCCAGCTGCCGAATTGGCAGAACCTCGATCCGGCGTTGCTCAAGCAACTGGAAAAGAGTGATCCGGGCAATCAATACGGCGTTCCCTACCTGTGGGGTACCAACGGCATCGGGTACAATGTCGACAAGGTCAAGGCTGCGCTGGGAACCGACAAGCTGGATTCCTGGGCCATCCTGTTCGAACCCGAGAACCTCAAGAAGCTGAGCAAGTGCGGCGTCTCCTTCATGGATTCGCCCGATGAGGTCTATCCGGCAGTACTGCAATACCTGGGGCTCGACCCCAACAGTACCAACCCTGACGACTACAAGAAGGCCGAGGCACAGCTGCTTAAGGTGCGGCCGTACATCACCTATTTCCATTCCTCCAAGTACATCTCGGATCTGGCCAACGGCAACATCTGTGTGGCCTTCGGTTATTCCGGTGATGTCTTTCAGGCGCGCTCGCGTGCCGAGGAAGCGAAGAAGGGCGTCAATATCGGCTACGCGATTCCCAAGGAGGGTGCGAACCTCTGGTTCGACCTCTTGGCCATACCCAAGGATGCGAAGAACATGAAGGAGGCCCATGCCTTCATCAACTATCTGCTGCAGCCCGAGGTGATTGCCAAGGTCAGTGACTATGTCGGCTATGCCAACCCCAATCCCAAGGCAGGCGAGTTGATGAATGCCGAATTGCGGCAGGACGAGACCGTCTATCCGCCACAAGCGGTGATGGACAAGCTTTACGTCATGAAGGAGCTGCCCCCGCAACTCCTGCGCCTGGAAACCCGTAGCTGGACGCGGGTCAAGTCCGGCAAATAA
- a CDS encoding polyamine ABC transporter substrate-binding protein has product MNVFGKTLLALSLAGLFAGNASADPKVLHVYNWNDYIAEDTIANFEKESGIKVVYDVYDSNETLEAKLLAGRSGYDVVVPSNSFLAKQIKAGVYQPLDRSKLPNYQNLDPQLMKTLEVSDPGNQYAIPYLWGTIGIGYNPAKVKAALGDNAPVDSWDLIFKPENLSKLKGCGVAVLDSPTEIIPAGLHYLGYKPDSQDPKEIKAAEELFLKVRPYITYFHSSKYISDLANGNVCVAVGYSGDIAQAKARAADAKNGVTVAYNIPKEGAGTFFDTMAIPKDAENPEGALKFINYLMEPKVIAAVSDYVQYPNGNKEATPLVAEEIRTNPGIYPTQETMSKLYAFPDLPAKTQRLMTRTWTTIKSGK; this is encoded by the coding sequence ATGAATGTTTTTGGCAAGACTCTTCTAGCGCTGAGCCTGGCCGGTCTCTTCGCCGGCAACGCCTCGGCGGACCCCAAGGTCCTGCACGTCTACAACTGGAACGACTACATTGCCGAAGACACCATCGCCAACTTCGAGAAGGAGTCGGGGATCAAGGTGGTCTATGACGTCTACGACAGCAACGAGACCCTCGAGGCCAAGCTGCTGGCCGGCCGTTCCGGCTACGACGTGGTGGTGCCGTCCAACTCCTTCCTGGCCAAGCAGATCAAGGCCGGCGTCTACCAGCCGCTGGACAGATCCAAGCTGCCCAACTACCAGAATCTCGATCCGCAGCTGATGAAGACCCTGGAAGTCAGCGACCCGGGCAACCAGTACGCCATCCCCTACCTGTGGGGCACCATCGGCATCGGCTACAACCCGGCCAAGGTCAAGGCGGCCCTGGGCGACAATGCGCCGGTGGATTCCTGGGACCTGATCTTCAAGCCGGAGAACCTCTCCAAGCTCAAGGGCTGCGGCGTGGCGGTACTGGATTCGCCCACCGAGATCATTCCCGCCGGCCTGCACTATCTCGGCTACAAGCCGGATAGCCAGGATCCCAAGGAGATCAAGGCGGCCGAGGAGCTGTTCCTCAAGGTCCGTCCGTACATCACCTATTTCCACAGCTCCAAGTACATCTCGGACCTGGCCAACGGCAACGTCTGCGTGGCCGTCGGTTATTCCGGCGACATCGCCCAGGCCAAGGCCCGCGCGGCCGATGCCAAGAACGGTGTGACCGTGGCCTACAACATTCCCAAGGAAGGCGCTGGTACCTTCTTCGATACCATGGCCATTCCCAAGGATGCCGAGAATCCCGAGGGCGCGCTCAAGTTCATCAACTACCTGATGGAGCCCAAGGTGATCGCTGCGGTCAGCGACTATGTGCAGTATCCCAACGGCAACAAAGAGGCGACTCCGCTTGTAGCCGAAGAGATCCGCACCAACCCGGGCATCTACCCGACCCAGGAAACCATGAGCAAGCTGTACGCCTTCCCGGATCTTCCGGCCAAGACCCAGCGTCTGATGACCCGCACCTGGACCACCATCAAGTCCGGTAAGTGA